The genomic DNA TCTAAATCATTCTTGAGGCACCAGGCgatagaaaaattttaatatttttaaataaatattattagaaatatttaattttattacttaTATTAGAATTTGTCGTCCTAGTAATCCAACATAATTGATCCTACGACCGAGCTACAATTGGTCACTACGAGGAAAATATTTTTCTTGGTTTTGCCCAGATTCAACACTTTATCCATTGTAGCAATATCTATCCTATATTTGCCAACTCAACCATATCCTAGGgcgacatttaattttattagtaaaatttaaaatgacAGTTTTATATATTGTCAATGATTATTTATATTGATACGGTGTATAAAGGTACGACCTGGTCTaggagacgtgacagtcagaagtcagggggacgtgatagtcagaagtcaaagggacgtgacagtcataagtcaaggagacgtgacagtcagaaatcaaggggatgtggcagtcaaaagtcaaagAGACGTGATATTGAATCATAGGGGTCGTAACCCCTCTAACAAGGGGTCTGGAGTTTCAGGTCAAGAGCTAAGGTAGGTTACACGGGTAAAAGGCCCAGGTTAGAAGCTTACTCTGAAGGCTCGGTCGGGATGTCCAGGTCAGGGGCTCAAAAAAGTCGTCCGAGTAAGAGAGCTAGGTCTGGAGTACGAATGTGCCCACTGGTTGAAGTGCTCTAGTCGGAAGGAGGGGAGAATACCATCAAGAATAAGGAAGAAGGGGAAGGAACCATTCCGGTCGGGATTTACAGAGCAAGACTTTCCGAGTTCGGCTATATATGCAGATCAGGATTTACAGAGTAAGACTTTCTGGGTCAGACTATGTAGGTCAGACTTTATAGACAAAGACTTACAGATCAGAATTTGCTGCAGGATTTACATAGCAAGACTTTCCGGGTTCGGCTATGTAGCAGGATTTACAGAGTAAGACTTTCTGGGTCAGGCTATGCATGTCAGGATTTATAGAGCAAAGACTTTTTGGATCAAGTTATGCAGGTCAGGCTTTACAGACAGAGACTTACAGATCAGGATTTGCAGCATGATTTACAGAGCAAGACTTTCTGGGTCAGGCTATGCAAGCTATGCAGGTCAGGCTTTACAGACAGAGATTTACAGATCAGGATTTGCAGACCGAGACTTACAGGTCAGGATATGTTGGTCGGGATAGATTGGTTAACCAGAGCTTCTCCCGTCAAGTCGGTAGGTCACTACACGACAATTAAGCCAGAGAATCACaaccgtctgtcagagaataaccaCTAAATGTCAGGGTATATTCCAATGGCCTGTGACTCATTACCAGAAGAACATTCCTACAACTACTGATAGGATGCCACGTGGCACTTCGTCCCCAGACAAAGTCTGACACCCAACATTCCCTAACATGTGCAATGGACCAGAAGtacgcattgtcatataaaaaggggtgtCATCTCCCTTACGCAGGTATGCGCACTCACCCTTTTCGTACTCGTCTTCCACTTTTCCGGTTCCTTGAttgttttctggggaaaaagaacctgacttgagcgtcagagggtctactccggggactttttttcctggttcttggtctctaacgaccTGGGTGCTTGTCCAAGTGTGCACAGGAGATTCTCGCCTCGTCGTCCTAGTTATCGTCTTTCGTCATCCTCCCGCGACAGCCTTTGCAGAAAGTACAGCGCCAGCAACGCATCTCAACGACCCCCGTCAACACCGACGATAGTACAGCCGACCTCCGTCTAACTCAGCTTCCGGATGGGATCATATACAATTAGAAACAGTGACTAATTAAGTCACATAGCAATAACTTTATCTTATCTAAAACCtcacttttttattattagtaaaattttaaaaataaaaaatattttatattaactaatttagaatcaagaaataaattattgtaacacttttaatatatattttaattacactttttttttaaaaaaaaattatcaatgatTTTAACTTCAAGGAAGGAAAGTCTCAACATAGCGATGAAATTATTATATAACATAGAGGAAATAGATTTGTGTGCAAGATATTCACTATGTATAATAAACTCTTCTTCATAATCTCATATTGACGGGAGGTTTGTGAACTAAATtatctttttatcaattttaactttgataaattattaataaaatttatttagtcaaaaatatttagcTAGAAAATATCGAtggtgaattattaaaaaaacaatgaaaaaaaataaaatttaagaaagaaataatattacaatattaaatatgttttttgatttttaaaaatatttttataaaaaaatattaattaagtataatcgataaatatttttaatttattaacaaaatttaattttgattgatacattaaaattttatcagtaaaaaatttaaaattactaattaaattttaataaaaaaataaaaacattaccaaacaaatctaattttaatagtaaaaaattaaaattatcaattaaatctaacacaaataaaaaatttaaaaaaatctagatttaatttttaaaaaatttaaaaattttaaccaaATATAATTtaactagtaaaaaattaaaattactgataaaaataaatctcgactaaaatttattttattttaattataattttaaatatttaatattcatattcatatatttttaaattaatatatatatatagagaaatcTTCTGCTGCGGTGCCTTATGTGCGATTTTACTGCGGTActtacctgatcggtctctggaccgatcagggaaccgctgatcgatccagagaccgatcaggaggttccctgatcggtccagagattgATCGTGGACTAAACCATACCGATGCCGCAACATAAGCACCGCAGACTAATAaaatcgtatatatatatatatatatatatatatatatatatatatatatatatatatatatatatatatatatatatatatgtaatttGATTCTAAGGACGTTAGGCATAGGCCTTGAGCCGGCCCTGACAAAGAGTGCTCTGATCTTGTTTGTTTCTCCAATGTCGCTTGAAAAAAGATATCTCTCGCCGTTATCTTGTTTATGGAATCAGACGGCCCACGGCCAAAGATGTCAACGTGGCACGAACAAGTAAAGGTCAACGAAGCAGCATCGCATCCACCGCTCATGAATTGCTACTGCTCCACGTGTCGCCGCCGAGTGACCCGTTAGACGACCAGTCGACCTGTTCCCCGTTGACTTGTGGGATGATCCGACGTGGAACCGACGGCGACTGACCCGGCCGCTGTCTGCTCTGGTTACTTATAACACTGCATATGCTAAAGTTTTAACTCCCATTAAACGAAAGTCAACGGCGCTATATCTCTTATATGAACTCCATCGTCTTGAAATAAATTGGAGCAAATTGCGACGAGAGAGTAAGGACAAAATAATTTTGACTTTAGTTTTTTGTCAAAGGGTTGACCCAGTACCTTCGCAAAGTGCTTACAATATCCGGTCTCCAACTTACCGAGTCGACGATGAATTCTATCCGTTGGGACAAAGGATCCAAACTCTAATAAATTGCCTTATCTCCATAGTTCCTCTTACAATTCTCGCTTCGCCCTCTTCGATTTGGAGTTGAATTTCCGCCGACGATGGCCACGGACGATATCACCTTGATCCGGGAGGCGGCGGACGCCGAGCTTTGGAGCTTGGAGCGGCTCCTCCTCCAGCTCTCCCGCCACCATCCGCCGTCGGAATTCCGAGACATCGCCGACCAGACCATCGCCAAGCTCAAGAACGTTATCTCCGTCATGAAAAGAACCGGCCACGCCCGCTTCCGCCGCTGCCCCCAGCCCGGCGCCGCCATCTTCTCTGACCCACCTTCCATTGCTCATCCGCCGGCGGTGGCTCCGCGAACCGCGACGCTGGACTTCACGAAGCCGAAGAAAATCTTAAGCGTCTCGGATACGGCGTCAATGTCGAACTCCTCGTTCCTCTCCGCGCTCAGCGGTGGCGAAGGCAGCGTCGCCGGAAAGTCGGGCTACTCCTCTGTCCTCGTCCCCTCCGCCGGTGCTGCAGCCGCAGTCGTCCGAGGGGGAAGACCCCCGCTCGCGCGTTCCCACCGCAGGAAAGACTCGCACGACCACCCTCGCTGCGCCGGCGCCGGCTCCCCCGGCCCCTGCCACTGCGCGAAGAAAAGGTACGCACGCCGTTGAACTGCGCACGTTAGTCCATTCCGTCATCCATTCTCTAAATTCTGCCAATTCTCGGTGTATTTTAGCAAAAGGAACCGTGACAAGAAGACTGTGCGCGTGCCGGCGATAAGTTCACGGAACGCCGAAATCCCGGCGGACGAGTACTCGTGGCGGAAGTACGGGCAGAAGTTGATCAAGGGCTCGCCTTACCCGAGGTAACTCAAACTACGACTATCCACCGTACGATCAGGAAAGGCGCCTTCGTGGCTCGATCTGACCCGTTGGATCTCTGCTGCAGGGGGTACTACAGGTGTAGCGGCGTCAAGGACTGCCCTGCGCGTAAGCAGGTGGAGCGGGCGGTGGACGACCCGACTATGCTCGTCGTTACGTACGACGGTGGGCACCGGCacggccatcagtgcaagtcagAGCCGAAGCTGCCGGTCGTCAACGAGGCGTGCCGTTGACTTTGATGGCTGCCGTCGTCGTTTTTTTTGAAAGTGGGTTGACTTTAAAAAAaggggaaaaataaaagaaattgttGACATTTTGACCAAATAATGGAACAGCAGAGTTTGACCATTTTAACCTTCGGCGGTTATTCACAATCGTGTAACACATAGTCATTTGCCATTTATAATTTATACATAATATACGAACTCTTAAAAGTTGCCTTTTTAATTTGTTTGAATAAATCCTTCTGACTTttagatcataaaatttattAAGCTGCTGATGCTTCGATAATAAACTTGTGCTATGCCACTTTTCAAACTTTATAAGTGAATAGATTTGAGATTGGTCAACCGAATCTAgttataatattatattaaatattgTCAACTCTCCCTATGTGTAATTAACAACAATTAAATTTTACCTACTAAGTAGGGTTGGTTATATGAATTCTTTTATATCATTAAActttatctcctattatattatcatctatacttaaataaattttatcttattttattgttacaaatcaattttttttttatcttccactttctcatttgatatgcgtgtttCTTATAGTTTCGCATCGCCTAAttggaacatttattggtcatctaagtacatgtctgtatcatcttaaatgtgtctcttagagttttccttcaata from Zingiber officinale cultivar Zhangliang chromosome 4A, Zo_v1.1, whole genome shotgun sequence includes the following:
- the LOC121972693 gene encoding WRKY transcription factor WRKY51-like, with amino-acid sequence MATDDITLIREAADAELWSLERLLLQLSRHHPPSEFRDIADQTIAKLKNVISVMKRTGHARFRRCPQPGAAIFSDPPSIAHPPAVAPRTATLDFTKPKKILSVSDTASMSNSSFLSALSGGEGSVAGKSGYSSVLVPSAGAAAAVVRGGRPPLARSHRRKDSHDHPRCAGAGSPGPCHCAKKRNRDKKTVRVPAISSRNAEIPADEYSWRKYGQKLIKGSPYPRGYYRCSGVKDCPARKQVERAVDDPTMLVVTYDGGHRHGHQCKSEPKLPVVNEACR